The Henckelia pumila isolate YLH828 unplaced genomic scaffold, ASM3356847v2 CTG_298:::fragment_3, whole genome shotgun sequence genomic interval CATCGGTGGTGTCGCATTCCCCCTGTAATTTAGTTTTGACGCCTTCCATTGCCTTGAAGATCGAAAATTCAGTCCCGAGAATTGACTTTTGAGTTTGTTTTTCGTCTGGATTTGTAGTTCCAAGTGAGTGAGGTGACTTTTATTAGGGAAGTGAGAGTGGGAAGGAAAGTTCTGGAAATTTAGAGAACGAAATTGAACTTTTTTTGAATCTCTCTTGGATTTTGGTCAGCATATTCTAGGTGGGCCTTACTGGATTCCAAGATATAGCCTGCTACAAATACAATTTGGGAAATGGTCCAGAACCCTCTAGACACATCATTTCTATAACTAGAAACTTCCTGATCTCTAAAAATTATTTGCATTTAATTTAAGGGAAATAAATTCCGGACTTGGGAGCAATTCTTTCATCTTTGTATATGCTGCGCACGAAAATTAATTGCACAAAAATGAACAACTAATTTATGGTTTTCCTTTTAGATCTTTTAAACAATTTTATCATTTGCCATAATTTAGTGTTGGCGGATAGGAATTAGGATCATGAAAACGACTAAAGtttaaattgcatgcataaaacAGAAAGGATATtaaaattaactcaaataagaGATGAGATCTAATACATGAAAGAAAGGTTGTAGGCCAAAATACGAAGGAAGGAAGAAAATTTGTGACAAAGTTGTTTCCGATGGCAAATACGTGAGTCCAATCACAAATAGATTGATAAGATGTTGTCCAATACAAATTAGAATTAGAATTAATAAAACGAGTATCTATATATCTACATCCCCTTAGTTTCAGTTCATATCTCATCACAACATGACCAATAGGTAGGGGCATAATTACGGAACCAAACTCTGTCCCACCGTTTTAGAGACACGGTTCTGTTTCATTAACATTCTCGTCTCCTCAACTCCACTCCAATCACCTCTTTCGGCATAAATATTGGACAGCACCACATAGTTTCCTGAATTCCATGGTTCAAGATTTATAAGCTCCTTAACTGCACGCTCAGCAAGCTCCATTTCGCCCTTTGCGCGGCAACCACTAAGCAATGCACCCCATATAACTGCATTTGGCTTCATAGGCATCGTTTGCATAATCCCATATGCCTCCTCCACACTGCCACTGCGACCAAGCAAATCCACCATGCAACCATAGTGCTCCAATTTCGGCTGAATACGATGATTCTTGACCATCGAAGAAAATAAATCTCGGCCTTTTTGCAGCAGGCCTGCATGGACACAACATGCTAAAACCCCGACAAATGTTGCATCATTTGGGCCTATGCTGCAGTGATTCGTCATTCGTTCAAATAATTCAACTCCGAGTTCACCCTTTCCGTTGAGAGCCAAACCTGAAATCATTGAATTCCATGAGACAACATTTTTCCTAGGCATGTCCTCGAAAACCATGAGAGCTCTCTCAAGATCCCCACACTTGCAATAAAAATCAACCAGAGAATTGCCGATAGATACATATTCTGCGTAAATGCCACTCGATTGAACAAAAGAGTGTACCCAGTTTCCGATGTCAACTTCACCTAACCGAGCACAAACCGGCAAAATTGTCACAATTGTCGCCTCATCAGGTTCAAACCCCTGATACAACATTTCACGGAAAAGACCCAAAACATCTGTAAGTCTCCCACTCTGCGCCAGGCAAGAGATCACTGTATTCCAagaaacaatactcctctgGCCCATCTCCCTAAACAAACTCAACCCCATTTCCATATCTCCACACCTACAAAATCCACGAATAATCAAGTTCCAAGCGATCACATCCCGGGTACACATTTCATCAAACACCCTCTTCGCCTCCCTCATTCTTTCACAATTCACACACAACTCCAGCAACCCGATTCTTATACTAGCAAATCTCTCGAACCCAAAGACGAGAACTTGTTTGTAGACTGCTAGACCCAAGTTAAGTTCCCGGAGATTGGCGCAAGCTTTGAGTAGAGGTGCAAAAGTGAATTCATCAGGCCAAATGCCACGGCGTGTCATGTTGGAAAACATGGTTATGGAATGGATGTAAGGACCACAAAGGGAGTATCCTTTGACGAGGGAGTTGAAAAGAAGGATGTTGGGGTTAGGGGAGTGATGGAAAACAAGATGTGCATAAGGCATTTTGTTAAGTGAAGAGCATATGGAAATGAAGTGGGAAAGAAGTTGGTTGGAGCAGTGGAGATGGTGGCGAAGAAAGTGTCCATGTATTTCTCCAAGTCGGGTTCTAGTATGACGACCATGGAGAAGGCGGAGAAGCCTCCGTTCCACATCTTGTTTTGCGCTTCCTCCAACTCGACTCATGGGCATGGCATTCAAACAAGTCAAGCTCCACTTCATAGCCTCTCATTTTCTCGATACAGTATGAAACTGAAATccaaataatttatatatattctcGTAAACAGGCTAGGCCCAGTTATCCTGAAGCCCAACAAAGAAAAAAACACTACCAAGAATCAATCTGGTCCAAGATTGGGCCCATCTCATCTCAtctcataaaaaaaaatgtcagTTTTAGACAAGGCAAGTTCTTGTGACCAGTCTCCTCCCCTCCTCGCCTCCAACCAACCAAGCATAGCCATAGCTCCTCCCATTTCCGATCACCTCTTACCTCAAAAATATCCCAATTTTTATCGCGCAACACTTAAGTTTTAGTTTTGAAATTCTTTCACAAGGGGCAGAGAAGAAAATCCCTTTTttcgaaaaaataatttttgggaaATAATAAACATGGTGTTGCGACGTCTTCTCCATCAGGTCAGTTTCCAAGTTTTTAATCACTTAAATCTAATGTCTTATACTTATTTTACATGcgattaatttaattttgtaCGATTAAAGCCCTGCTGTGGAGAATTGAGTGCGCCTACGAAAGCCCTAGTCTTGGAATTTTTGTTGTACTTCTGTTTTAATTTGCTGCAAGTTCTGTAGATTTAGCTGAATTAACTGCTTTagattcattatttttttgtgGGAAAGTAGATTGGCTATTCAGTATTTTGAAATACAGCTGTGTTGGAGGATGACTAAATTGGATTTTTCTTTGTTGATTTAATCAGTATCATCCAGTAAACGCGAATAAAGGTTTCAAGTGGTTGACATTTTGTATTCCCTTTAGCTCCGTTTTCTTCTCCTTTTTAGTTTATTGTTCTCTTCTTTCAAGTTGTTCTGGTGTGGCCACTTTGGCGCTTGGAAAGGAAAAGCTGTCATAATGCTCTGTTGCTTGTAACTTCATTGAAATTGCCATTTAATCACATTTTCTTTGGAAATTTTAGATTCAACTTGTTTCTGTATCCATTGAAATGACCACTTAATCGCATGTATGTACCTTTCCAAAGTTTGAGATTATGTATGCTTTAAGCCTTTAACTTGTTGTTCTTGTTTAGTGATTCCCCGTGCATTGCTGTTGCAGGCAAAAAGGGAACAATTTCAGCTGAGGCAATTCAGTATTTTAGCTGCCCGAAGTTGCAGAACTTCACCATATGCTAGAGGAAGTGGTACTTACCTTTTCTTTCCCAGCTAAAAACTTATGTTCAGCCCCTTTCAAATATGTAAATATTTACTCTTTTCGATCAAATTGATTGTGATACTTTCTCCTTCACAACTTCGTCGAATGGTAGCAAACTAGCACACAGAATGAAGACATTTTAGGTTGATTGATTTCAATTTAATTGGATTCTGATGGTTTTTTAATCAAAAGTTTGCTTTCTAGTATTTGTTTCATGTGAATTTGTGCTTCATGCTACTAATACTTAGATATGCTAATTGATCCGTGGATGTGTTTTATGATGATTATCTCTCACCACATGTGTGGGTAACATGAACTTGGTTGTATTAGCATAAGAGTTGAATATGTACAAATTAAGAGAAATTAGTTGTACTAGCCTATTTAAAAcctctattttttaaaatagccttatttacttaaaattttataatatgg includes:
- the LOC140870912 gene encoding pentatricopeptide repeat-containing protein At1g09190; the protein is MPMSRVGGSAKQDVERRLLRLLHGRHTRTRLGEIHGHFLRHHLHCSNQLLSHFISICSSLNKMPYAHLVFHHSPNPNILLFNSLVKGYSLCGPYIHSITMFSNMTRRGIWPDEFTFAPLLKACANLRELNLGLAVYKQVLVFGFERFASIRIGLLELCVNCERMREAKRVFDEMCTRDVIAWNLIIRGFCRCGDMEMGLSLFREMGQRSIVSWNTVISCLAQSGRLTDVLGLFREMLYQGFEPDEATIVTILPVCARLGEVDIGNWVHSFVQSSGIYAEYVSIGNSLVDFYCKCGDLERALMVFEDMPRKNVVSWNSMISGLALNGKGELGVELFERMTNHCSIGPNDATFVGVLACCVHAGLLQKGRDLFSSMVKNHRIQPKLEHYGCMVDLLGRSGSVEEAYGIMQTMPMKPNAVIWGALLSGCRAKGEMELAERAVKELINLEPWNSGNYVVLSNIYAERGDWSGVEETRMLMKQNRVSKTVGQSLVP